CGTGAGAATATATCTCAatctgtttaaataaaatattagcatTTACCGGGTCGCCAGCTAGAAATCCTCAAGATGACGGACGAAGTGCCCGCCAAAGGCAGCGTTTTGGGCAGTAAGTTATGGATTATACGTAAATCGGAACCATCTGTTTCGAGATTGCAGTCGTGGACTGCATCATCTGGTGGCAATGCAATGCAGTGCAACAAGTGGGTGGGAAAaagacttttttttggcaaggCCAAGGCAATGATAAAGATACATCTTTGACCTCCAAAAACCGGCACAAAGGTCGTTCGTGTGCGTGAGTTCCAGAAATCTTCCTTATTGCGCGTGTAtacgtgtgcgtgtgtgtgtgtggcataTCCTTTATGTTTTTAGGTTGCTGTGGCTTTTTTTAGATTACTGCCCACGCCACGAGGcatatttgatttgtttttggcgTTTTTATGCCCAGGGACTGAGGTCCAAGCAAGGTCAAATGGAAGTCATAGATATAAACAATATTGGCATACAAATATATAGCCAATTTGTATACGCAGGCCAAACAAACGCGACATTCTTGAAATTCGTCTACCTATCCCAACAAAAACTGCGAAAGTTTGCCAAGCTTTTGAGTGCGGTAAATAATAGTGTTTACTTTAATCAAAATGCGCGAACTTTTTATGCGGCATTTGTGtaaaagtttgagttttatgaTAACAAAATGTATCGTATATTTTTAGAGTTCTTGTACACAAGATTGATTAGCTTGTAGGGATTACCGAAAGGAGCtctaatcaaatattttattagctcTTTTTACGACACCCACAGGATGAATAACCTTTGGTTTTATAGCAAACAACTGGGGTTTCACAAATTGTGATGCACAAAAATAAGCCTTTATTTCTAATAGAATGTTTACTATTTAcaagaaaaacatttcaataaaaatgttcaTATTTCACCAAATAgttgtgaaatatttaataaccattttatttgaatagtCTGTTATAAATCCGAATCACATTATATTgtcattcaaataaatatatttataaatatattgtcataaaatattattcacaATACTTTTTcaagaaaccaaaaaaacagttgtaaaataaattaaacaattaaaaacggAGGTCAATAAGTAAAGGCTATTTGACCATGTTTAATGGAGAAATTATCCAGGATCAGCCGGTCTTATCTTAGCACTTTATAGATTACCCTAAGTACTTGAGCTTAACCACCACGCCCCAACTAATCAAATTTATGAATACTTACCAACTGAAAGGTATTGGTGCTTTCCAGCATTTAACACAAGGCAAATAAAGATTAAGTAATAAAGTCTTAAGAAATTACCAGCGAAGGATTGATACTCTTTCAGGAAAtattgaagaaaataaaataataggaaatatatatctatatcttaATTCTTCCCAAATCATATACAACTTTTTACTGGAACCAAACTAACAATAACTTAGTGGATGATACAATTAACACCTCCTTCTCCATAAACCTGTCAAAAGAAAGGGTATATCTCAAGACATTGAGAGAATAATTCTCCCTGCATGGATGGAACAATtagcaaatataaataatcgTGTTGCCAGCTCGGAAGGCCCACTTCTGACAGCCATGAAAgtgaaattgaaaacaaagACCACAAATTTATACCCCTCGTTATCGCAACGTGCTCATAATTGCCAGACATGATTGTCCCCCTCTCCGATTTCAAAAGGGGGTGGATTATAATCGCTGAGGTATCGATGCGCGTGCGATGGTTCTATATACTGACCCTACCCAACTGCCAGTAATCAGTGGTCGGTTCCATGTAGAACTCGTGGGTCACCAGGTGATTGAGTTCTAAACACCCAAGTGGTGTCATGTCCCTAAAAATATCTTAATGGTAATGTTCCTTCGGGTAGCCTACAGTGTCTTCAGATATTTGCCTTTACTCCTTGTGATTCGGGAAAGAGCAGCGAAAGAAAACTAGAACTAATTCCTTAATTTGCTTAAATGGTATTGTTTAGCATTAAATATCAATGCTAATTGAAACTCGTCGAGCAACAATTGAATTGGCCAATACGAATATCGCTGGCATTAATCAAATTGACTTTCCTCACACAACCGAgggaaatgtttatttaattgcttACGGAATATATTTTCCGGATATTGAAATAGATTGTTATAAAGTGGTTTAttctgtaaataaaatatctaaatatatgattccatttaaaatatgtaaatattttttaacattttaatgctTTTGGATTTCTATggagaataaaaatatttaagatgaTCTAtgattaaaaaacttaaacattAAAGCAAACTGATTTTCTTTTAGTGgctaatgaaaatttaaaaaattgagattttttaattttgattctATAATGTTGAgtcaaaatgttgtttttatttttaataatttttgattaacattttttaaactaatctTTAAGCGAAATCAGAACTTGCTGGGTAGCAAAATCCGTTAATATAATCCCTCCTCATTatatttctaattattttctttctccTTCCAGAACTTGTGCCCGCCCGCTATGTGTTGGCTCTCCTGGGATCCATTGGCATGGCCATTGTCTATGGACTAAAAGTTAATCTCAGTGTCGCCATGGTGGCCATGTTGAATCACACGGCTATCAAGGCCCACGGCGATGTTGGAGGACATGGTGGAGGCAGCATAACCCTCTCGAATGTCTCCCAAGTGTCCCTGGTGGAGGAGTGCCACCCGCCGGGTGGAGTGCCGTCTCCTGTCAACGGAACAACGGCTAAGGTCGAGGATGGACCCTTCGACTGGAGCGAACCCCTGCAGGGAACCCTGCTGAGCTGCTACTTCTGGGGCTATTTCGTCTCTCAGATTCCCCTGGCCCACGTGGCCGAGAACTTCTCCGCCAAGTGGGTGATGCTCTTCTCGGTGGCCATCAATGTGGTGTGCACACTGCTGACTCCGGTGTTCACCAATTTGCATTACGGTGGCTTGATCCTGATGCGAGTCCTGGAGGGCGTCGGCGGAGGAGCCTCCTTCCCGGCCATGCACGTGATGATCGCCTCCTGGGCTCCGCCCACCGAGCGCATGGTCATGTCCACCATCATCTATGTGGGCACCTCGGCGGGCACTGCTCTGTCCATCCTCCTGGCCGGCGTTTGCTCCGCCCAATGGGGCTGGGAGTCGGTGTTCTATGTGATGGGTGCCCTCAGCTGCATCTGGATGTTGCTGTGGGTCATCTTGGTCCAGGACAACCCGAACAAGCAGCGCTTCATTAGCCCCGAGGAGCGGCAAATGATCACCAGTTCGCTGGGCACGGAGACGAAAACGGAGCACCATCCCTCTGTTCCATGGGTCAAGGTCTTCAAGTCCATTCCCTTCTGGGCCATCCTGATTGCCCACACGTGTAGCAACTTCGGCTGGTACATGTTCCTCATCGAGATTCCGTTCTACATGAAGCAAGTCCTCAAGTTTAACGTGGCCAGCAATGCGGCTCTCAGTGCTCTGCCCTACTTCCCCATGATCATCTTCAGCATTTGCCTCGGAAAGCTCTTGGACAGTCTGCAGGCTAAGGGTGAGTCtttttatatcttttaaaaagatcgCACAGATTTTGCTTCTGGAAATGGAGCAATAGaataaaatagaatttaaatatatagactcatatttgaatttataataatcttatcttaactattttcattatttctaTAACCAATCATttcaaattatcaaaaataataatgttcaAGCGAATTTAATTActaattaaagatttaaaatgattattttgggGGGTTTTACAAAAAACTTAAAGCTTCTTCAAAAAtagcatttaaatatataccctcatatttgaatttataataatcttatcttatctatttttattattttccgagcCAATCATttgaaattatcaaaaataataatcttcaaacgaatttgattacctaatttataaagatttaaaatgATAATTTTGGGGGTTTTTCGAAAAATCTTAAGGGttccattttaaaatgatttaaaatatatagtt
The genomic region above belongs to Drosophila takahashii strain IR98-3 E-12201 chromosome 2L, DtakHiC1v2, whole genome shotgun sequence and contains:
- the MFS3 gene encoding sialin, yielding MTDEVPAKGSVLGKLVPARYVLALLGSIGMAIVYGLKVNLSVAMVAMLNHTAIKAHGDVGGHGGGSITLSNVSQVSLVEECHPPGGVPSPVNGTTAKVEDGPFDWSEPLQGTLLSCYFWGYFVSQIPLAHVAENFSAKWVMLFSVAINVVCTLLTPVFTNLHYGGLILMRVLEGVGGGASFPAMHVMIASWAPPTERMVMSTIIYVGTSAGTALSILLAGVCSAQWGWESVFYVMGALSCIWMLLWVILVQDNPNKQRFISPEERQMITSSLGTETKTEHHPSVPWVKVFKSIPFWAILIAHTCSNFGWYMFLIEIPFYMKQVLKFNVASNAALSALPYFPMIIFSICLGKLLDSLQAKGKISTTVARKTATSICTLIPGVCLLVLCYIGCRHYEAVAVMSVGIVAMGSMFSGFLSNHIDIAPNFAGTLVALTNTAATLPGIIVPLFVGFVTKGNQNIGAWRIIFGVTIVLFAIEFLVFVFLGSGSEQPWNKSGSPKDPEAKDEKTPLKELAPTKP